One stretch of Nitrospirota bacterium DNA includes these proteins:
- a CDS encoding adenylate/guanylate cyclase domain-containing protein, which yields MSKLIGKAALIVPLLITLVFIVLAAKSPPIVDDHIETLLVDYRFKIRNVFVTPTIPEDILTVLVDEKSLQEFGRWPWNRKLQAELINKIFEGQPKVVGIDIFYPEPESPESDSALAEALNKHKDRLVVALGFDVEEGKDFKGEVDNVIFENAVSSIKELKQVRPVTASRVLLPPGPIAGAATFGHVYSLADRDGKLRWETLYIKYGDEYIFSLSLKTAAIAQGMNLDKVSIIGGAGIDFGGTLIPSDEFGRLHINYIGREGSIIHKSAADVLSGRVPKDVFKNRIVLIGTSAMATYDLKVTPFSANMPGVEKNATVIANIINGNPIKKAPLHVDLLAVLFAGAAAFFIARRKRALYAFLYYIFLTGLIVIANVEVFIFYNTRVNMIYPLLTVLSTGTFIISYQYFIEEKKAKEIRKMFSSYVTERVVNELIRNPEMAKLGGERREITVLFSDISGFTSFSEKHEPEEVVAMLNEYLGAMTDVIFRWEGTLDKFIGDAIVAFWGAPMRQENHAELAVRCSLHMIKRLEELRQKWIAEGKTPLTIGIGLNTGEVIVGNIGAEGKKMDYTVIGDHVNIGARVESLTRKFNTNILITELPFKKIIELVKASRIGHVAIKGVGNVIVKGKEKPIRVYEIKSLDPSARSVITECEEETVIHLKEK from the coding sequence ATGAGTAAACTGATAGGTAAAGCAGCCTTAATCGTCCCGCTACTAATCACTCTTGTCTTCATCGTCCTTGCCGCTAAAAGCCCACCAATTGTAGATGACCATATTGAGACCCTTCTGGTTGATTACCGGTTTAAGATAAGAAATGTTTTTGTAACGCCCACCATACCTGAAGATATTCTCACTGTTCTGGTCGATGAAAAGAGCCTCCAGGAATTCGGCAGGTGGCCGTGGAACAGAAAGCTCCAGGCAGAACTTATCAATAAGATATTTGAAGGACAGCCAAAGGTAGTGGGAATTGATATTTTCTATCCCGAACCGGAATCTCCGGAATCCGACAGCGCCCTTGCAGAAGCTTTGAATAAGCATAAAGACAGGCTTGTTGTCGCCCTGGGTTTTGATGTGGAAGAAGGCAAAGATTTCAAAGGTGAAGTGGACAATGTCATTTTTGAAAACGCGGTCAGCAGCATTAAGGAGCTCAAACAGGTCAGGCCGGTTACGGCAAGCAGGGTGCTTCTGCCTCCCGGACCGATTGCGGGCGCAGCGACATTCGGTCATGTCTATTCACTTGCGGACCGGGACGGAAAGCTCAGGTGGGAAACCCTTTACATCAAATACGGCGATGAATATATCTTCTCTCTCTCTCTCAAGACTGCGGCCATAGCGCAGGGTATGAACCTTGACAAAGTCAGCATTATCGGCGGGGCCGGGATTGATTTCGGCGGGACATTAATACCGTCGGATGAATTCGGCAGGCTTCACATAAATTACATCGGCAGGGAAGGGAGCATTATTCACAAATCAGCGGCAGACGTTCTCAGCGGCCGCGTGCCAAAAGATGTATTTAAAAACAGGATCGTATTAATCGGGACGTCGGCCATGGCAACTTATGATCTAAAGGTCACGCCTTTTTCAGCGAACATGCCGGGCGTTGAAAAGAACGCGACGGTCATCGCAAATATAATCAACGGCAATCCCATAAAGAAAGCCCCCCTGCACGTTGATCTCCTCGCGGTATTGTTTGCAGGCGCGGCCGCATTTTTCATTGCCCGCAGGAAGAGGGCGCTTTACGCGTTTCTTTACTATATTTTTCTGACCGGGCTGATCGTAATTGCGAACGTGGAGGTCTTTATTTTTTACAACACGCGCGTCAACATGATATACCCTCTCCTGACGGTATTGAGCACTGGGACCTTCATCATAAGCTACCAGTATTTCATAGAGGAAAAAAAGGCAAAGGAGATCAGGAAGATGTTTTCAAGCTATGTCACAGAGAGGGTGGTCAATGAGCTGATACGAAACCCCGAGATGGCGAAGCTTGGCGGCGAGCGGAGGGAGATAACGGTGCTGTTCTCTGACATCAGCGGGTTCACATCGTTCTCCGAAAAACACGAGCCTGAAGAAGTCGTGGCGATGCTCAATGAATATCTCGGGGCGATGACCGACGTGATCTTCAGATGGGAAGGGACCCTGGACAAATTTATCGGCGACGCGATCGTGGCCTTCTGGGGAGCGCCGATGAGACAGGAAAACCACGCAGAGCTTGCCGTGCGGTGCTCGCTTCACATGATCAAGCGTCTCGAAGAGCTCAGGCAGAAGTGGATAGCGGAAGGCAAGACCCCGCTAACAATCGGGATAGGTTTAAACACAGGAGAGGTGATCGTGGGGAACATAGGCGCGGAGGGCAAGAAGATGGATTACACCGTTATCGGCGACCACGTGAATATCGGGGCGAGGGTCGAGTCGCTGACGCGGAAATTCAACACGAATATTTTAATAACCGAACTGCCCTTCAAAAAGATCATAGAACTTGTGAAGGCAAGCAGGATAGGGCATGTCGCCATAAAAGGGGTCGGCAATGTAATTGTTAAAGGCAAGGAAAAACCGATAAGGGTCTACGAAATCAAATCCCTGGACCCGTCGGCCCGGTCAGTAATTACCGAATGCGAGGAGGAGACGGTCATACATCTGAAAGAGAAATGA
- a CDS encoding DUF1565 domain-containing protein, with product MRRLLMIVAAMLLSAGLVACSSGGGGKSGSGTSLVTVKVSDGGKTASMAIEKNTIFAQAKKFFEGLIKSDEAFAAVPSGVAKISFTIDASDMTAMTRDVTTWQGDVTESFDVPNGSRRHFNVLAYDSNNTLLYTGEKYEDLDGSSKIVTVNMVAVETDECSFQETSYSWEGVTEAELENSGDDVYDVYTLPWAFTFYGVSYNQITVDTNGNIWFTYVYSTSQNDYEYDLATGSGQGPVIAAWNLDLSSVYYGFGYRVQHKTSPERIVIEWETETFDDEDFDNYNNFEVVLFQDGRVRIDYNNFECSNCGDYGSGISKGDGINYQSITDQFGSVYTLGGRSFLFSTTDTCAPSMSCDLYVDVNTGDDVENNCTNPGSPCQSITYALTQTDGNETICVAAGYYHDGEEMGGSESFPLRLKTGTRLYCQGANYTTEIENDWYWWNGAIVGAEGASVEGCRITNSSPAVNDNEYVMTINNNLIDGGCSGIEVSNSSTVTNNTIQNMDWSECNNAGIYISGGSPDISGNTITGNTNIVGIWIRANATPTITDNTITNNDTGISVSDSANPEINRNVLSCNHQGGASNLVNNTSNAINARDNQWDYDDPTPKVSSGECYWEDICELGGGSTDYTGFSLAPSPCQD from the coding sequence ATGAGAAGATTATTAATGATTGTCGCAGCAATGTTGTTGTCGGCGGGCCTCGTTGCCTGCAGCAGCGGCGGGGGCGGAAAGTCAGGAAGCGGCACATCGCTTGTGACTGTAAAGGTCAGTGACGGCGGGAAGACCGCAAGTATGGCAATAGAGAAGAACACAATTTTTGCGCAGGCGAAGAAATTTTTTGAGGGCCTGATAAAGTCTGATGAAGCGTTTGCCGCGGTGCCTTCAGGCGTAGCGAAAATTTCTTTCACCATAGACGCATCTGACATGACAGCAATGACGCGGGATGTGACGACATGGCAGGGCGATGTAACGGAGTCGTTCGATGTGCCTAACGGCAGCCGGAGGCATTTTAATGTCTTAGCGTATGACAGCAACAATACGCTGCTTTATACAGGTGAGAAATATGAAGACCTCGACGGCAGCAGTAAAATTGTCACTGTAAATATGGTTGCTGTTGAAACAGACGAATGCTCTTTTCAGGAGACTTCGTACTCGTGGGAAGGGGTCACGGAGGCTGAGTTAGAGAATTCGGGTGATGACGTTTATGATGTTTATACACTGCCGTGGGCGTTTACGTTTTACGGCGTTTCCTATAATCAGATAACCGTTGATACCAACGGCAATATCTGGTTTACATACGTATATTCAACTTCACAAAATGACTATGAATACGACCTTGCCACAGGCAGCGGGCAGGGACCTGTTATAGCGGCGTGGAACCTGGACCTGAGTTCAGTTTATTATGGATTTGGATACAGGGTGCAGCACAAGACTTCGCCCGAGAGAATTGTTATTGAATGGGAGACCGAAACCTTCGATGATGAAGACTTCGATAACTATAACAACTTTGAAGTAGTTCTTTTTCAGGACGGAAGGGTCCGGATTGATTACAATAACTTTGAATGCTCAAATTGCGGCGATTACGGCTCAGGCATAAGCAAAGGCGACGGCATCAATTACCAGAGCATCACAGATCAATTTGGCAGTGTCTACACACTTGGAGGCAGGAGTTTTCTTTTCTCCACAACTGACACCTGTGCACCGTCAATGTCATGTGATCTTTATGTTGACGTGAATACCGGAGACGATGTAGAAAATAACTGCACAAATCCGGGCAGTCCCTGTCAATCGATCACCTATGCGCTTACACAGACAGATGGGAATGAGACGATCTGTGTGGCGGCAGGATATTATCATGATGGAGAAGAAATGGGGGGAAGTGAGTCTTTTCCGCTTCGACTCAAGACCGGGACAAGGCTCTACTGTCAGGGAGCAAATTATACAACAGAAATTGAAAATGACTGGTATTGGTGGAACGGTGCAATCGTCGGCGCAGAGGGGGCCTCTGTAGAGGGTTGCAGGATAACAAACAGCAGCCCGGCTGTAAACGACAACGAGTATGTCATGACAATTAACAACAATCTGATTGATGGCGGCTGTTCGGGAATAGAGGTCAGCAATAGTTCAACGGTAACCAATAATACCATACAAAACATGGACTGGAGCGAATGTAATAATGCAGGGATATATATCAGCGGCGGCAGCCCGGATATATCCGGCAATACCATAACCGGCAATACTAATATTGTAGGTATATGGATCAGGGCTAACGCCACCCCCACGATAACAGACAACACAATTACCAATAACGATACAGGTATCAGTGTATCCGATTCCGCCAATCCTGAAATCAACAGAAATGTGTTGAGCTGCAATCACCAGGGCGGAGCATCAAACCTGGTAAACAATACCTCTAACGCTATAAATGCCAGAGACAACCAGTGGGACTATGACGATCCCACTCCAAAGGTCAGCAGCGGTGAATGCTACTGGGAAGATATCTGTGAATTGGGGGGCGGAAGCACAGACTACACAGGCTTTTCGCTGGCGCCGTCTCCGTGCCAGGATTAG
- a CDS encoding LamG domain-containing protein: MKKFMTAIIFILMVISLTGCSSGGSGSSGGKSNVTVTVGKKSLAAINREAGKALFAKAADFFKFLLPDEAVAASSSIPSNVKTITFTIQGPDMTTLTREVDTSGRMEMVESFDVPNGPGRIFTVEAKNSCGSIIYKGTTFADINGAESVTVVLADNINKFYYDITGLISSSTGTYSTSRAFGSGSSSNVSANGLITINGESSITLNVPCEFRGGSVMELQVNYVNAGSSRFTIIDDKDNEIANSALNGDDKDHNTYTWQVPVQDTETLTILAGSNVNLNAYLSFLPIETKGNSGVYVADIRQGSSRINTELTTDTVTEWGGGTNCISVPANFWGSDSEEGTCIEGGNDLVFNVSDVVSGMTEPVMEINFGREEDRGTTISLYDDEGVLVGSYFSDSEDDEEMGQTFIVNVTDYKNSSYFRINSDCDSFINPFVKLYDAASVSGKAVLLDVQVEGSYYESHTGEIDFYRTSDDYPGYVFGYNEDSDLEYRAPHWMALGEGSGTLVFSVPEAVRNFSNPVLEIVHFAPESDMTDMEFYLLDESDNEIAHIQFNQMNCDFGDGCGGVLKNQIPLGSYKNSSLLKLRVPGGSIAAFPGFIKIFDAESGSTFPREGHILDANTVALWRLDEVSASFDAADETGSYNLTQFGSPDIISGQIGNGRLLDGNSRFFQRLGDANLGTVFNGDWTYEGWVYLDPSFSANSILFIYNGLAFSFNQPDTILAEVGVNSSRKVNWQQWHTTSTYTEGLSNTTLQTGQFYHIAVSRTAQGGNLFTYRLYVNGAIDTTTTDVAGLSYAVSGASHYIGLGCYTDIAGFRVGSAVFNGLLDDTRISNVARSDAEILQSYQRGM; this comes from the coding sequence ATGAAAAAATTCATGACAGCAATTATTTTTATCCTGATGGTTATAAGCCTCACCGGCTGCAGCAGCGGCGGCAGCGGGTCGTCAGGAGGAAAATCTAATGTCACTGTCACGGTCGGCAAGAAATCGCTGGCAGCAATTAACAGGGAAGCAGGCAAAGCGCTCTTTGCAAAAGCTGCAGATTTCTTCAAATTTCTTCTGCCTGACGAAGCAGTAGCTGCATCCAGTTCAATACCGTCAAATGTCAAAACGATAACATTCACAATTCAGGGTCCAGACATGACCACTTTAACGAGGGAAGTGGACACATCGGGCCGGATGGAAATGGTTGAGTCATTCGATGTGCCAAACGGCCCCGGCAGGATATTTACAGTAGAGGCAAAAAATTCATGCGGCAGTATTATCTACAAAGGGACAACTTTTGCCGATATCAATGGAGCAGAGTCTGTTACTGTAGTCCTTGCAGATAATATCAACAAGTTTTACTACGATATTACTGGATTAATCTCCTCCTCAACAGGCACATATTCTACAAGCAGGGCCTTCGGCTCCGGTTCATCATCGAATGTGAGCGCAAACGGGCTGATAACCATAAACGGTGAAAGTTCGATCACGCTGAATGTTCCCTGCGAGTTCAGAGGAGGGTCTGTAATGGAGCTTCAGGTGAATTACGTTAATGCCGGCTCCTCACGCTTCACAATCATAGACGATAAAGACAACGAAATCGCAAACAGCGCTCTGAACGGAGATGATAAAGATCACAATACCTACACCTGGCAGGTCCCGGTGCAGGATACTGAAACCCTAACGATTCTTGCCGGTTCGAATGTAAACCTGAATGCGTATTTGAGCTTTTTGCCGATAGAGACAAAAGGCAATTCAGGTGTTTATGTTGCCGACATACGTCAGGGGTCAAGCCGGATTAATACGGAATTGACAACTGATACTGTTACAGAATGGGGCGGCGGCACCAACTGCATATCCGTTCCGGCAAACTTCTGGGGCAGTGACAGCGAGGAGGGTACTTGCATTGAAGGCGGCAACGACCTCGTCTTTAATGTCTCCGACGTCGTATCCGGAATGACAGAACCTGTAATGGAGATCAATTTCGGAAGAGAAGAGGACAGAGGGACAACCATTTCTCTGTATGATGATGAGGGTGTTCTGGTCGGATCGTACTTTTCCGACTCTGAAGACGACGAGGAAATGGGACAGACCTTCATTGTTAATGTTACTGATTACAAGAACAGTTCATATTTCAGGATAAACTCGGACTGTGATTCTTTTATTAATCCATTTGTAAAGCTATACGACGCGGCCTCGGTGTCGGGCAAAGCGGTGCTGCTTGATGTGCAGGTGGAAGGAAGCTATTACGAAAGCCATACCGGAGAGATCGATTTTTATCGGACGTCTGACGATTATCCGGGTTATGTGTTTGGTTACAATGAAGACTCAGACCTTGAATACAGGGCCCCCCACTGGATGGCCCTCGGTGAAGGAAGCGGCACGCTGGTCTTCAGTGTCCCTGAAGCAGTCAGGAATTTCAGTAATCCTGTTCTTGAGATAGTGCATTTCGCGCCGGAAAGCGACATGACGGACATGGAATTTTACCTGCTTGACGAAAGCGATAATGAAATCGCCCATATTCAATTCAACCAAATGAATTGCGATTTCGGGGATGGCTGCGGCGGTGTGCTGAAAAACCAGATACCGCTTGGCTCCTATAAAAATTCTTCCCTATTAAAACTCAGGGTCCCGGGCGGAAGCATTGCGGCCTTCCCCGGATTCATCAAGATATTCGATGCCGAATCAGGCAGCACCTTTCCCAGGGAGGGTCACATACTCGATGCCAATACGGTGGCGTTGTGGCGACTGGATGAAGTCTCTGCTTCTTTCGACGCTGCTGATGAAACCGGCAGTTACAATCTCACTCAATTCGGCAGCCCTGATATTATTTCCGGCCAGATCGGCAACGGACGTCTTCTGGACGGGAACTCCAGGTTCTTCCAGAGACTTGGTGATGCCAATCTTGGGACAGTCTTCAATGGCGATTGGACCTATGAGGGCTGGGTCTACCTTGACCCGTCATTTAGTGCGAATTCCATTCTTTTTATCTACAACGGTCTTGCCTTTTCATTTAATCAGCCCGACACCATTCTTGCAGAAGTCGGGGTCAATTCGAGCAGGAAGGTCAATTGGCAGCAATGGCATACAACCAGTACTTATACCGAGGGCCTTTCCAATACCACCCTTCAGACCGGACAGTTCTACCACATCGCTGTTTCAAGAACTGCGCAGGGCGGCAACCTCTTCACTTACCGCCTGTATGTGAACGGGGCCATCGACACGACGACAACCGACGTAGCAGGACTGTCCTACGCTGTGTCAGGGGCTTCGCATTACATTGGTCTCGGTTGTTACACCGATATTGCCGGCTTTAGGGTAGGCAGCGCCGTATTCAATGGCCTCCTCGATGACACCCGCATCAGCAATGTGGCCCGCAGCGATGCAGAGATTCTACAGTCTTACCAGCGGGGGATGTGA
- a CDS encoding FecR domain-containing protein: MRTGWKAALVLMVLGMCFSGPASADNEVGAIVAVKNKAVIGREKQELDAKAKDGILSIDTVTTFEASRAKMLFKDDSVLTLGEKSKLVVKEYMFNEGKRGKSVFNLIDGKLRTVVGNTDLEIHTPTSVTAARGTVILSETWVKGGEQCKRIMDSGEKFSPDSGCKLCATIVSREGDVEVRNIDENVKGDVQLQRGWKTDVCEGEPPAQPELATASLMDRLSSDTDVGFYEITVQEAVETALVSSPFTGTGAPETLPPIEQGASKAKEVIQSIEDQPSMEDITSVQPPVEPPIDQQPPTTSPVSVQVVFP; the protein is encoded by the coding sequence ATGAGAACGGGATGGAAAGCGGCATTGGTTTTAATGGTCCTTGGCATGTGTTTTTCAGGTCCGGCATCTGCGGACAATGAGGTGGGCGCCATAGTCGCCGTAAAGAACAAGGCGGTCATCGGGAGGGAAAAACAGGAGCTCGATGCAAAGGCGAAAGACGGCATACTTTCTATTGACACAGTCACAACCTTTGAAGCCTCAAGGGCGAAGATGCTTTTTAAAGACGACAGCGTCCTTACGCTCGGAGAGAAATCAAAGCTGGTCGTAAAAGAATACATGTTCAACGAGGGCAAGAGAGGGAAATCGGTATTCAATCTGATCGACGGAAAGCTGAGAACAGTCGTAGGCAACACGGACCTTGAAATACACACTCCTACGTCAGTAACTGCGGCAAGGGGAACTGTGATACTTTCCGAAACGTGGGTAAAAGGCGGGGAACAATGTAAGCGAATAATGGACAGCGGAGAGAAATTTTCTCCTGACAGCGGGTGTAAGCTGTGCGCAACTATCGTAAGCAGGGAAGGGGATGTCGAGGTCAGGAACATAGATGAGAATGTTAAGGGAGATGTACAGTTGCAGCGCGGCTGGAAGACTGACGTTTGTGAGGGAGAGCCGCCTGCGCAGCCTGAATTGGCTACGGCGTCTCTTATGGACAGGCTCTCCAGCGATACCGACGTAGGCTTTTATGAGATAACTGTTCAGGAGGCTGTTGAGACAGCCCTGGTTTCATCTCCGTTTACCGGGACAGGCGCGCCTGAGACCCTGCCCCCGATAGAACAGGGAGCATCAAAGGCAAAAGAGGTAATACAGTCGATAGAAGATCAGCCTTCGATGGAAGATATAACTTCGGTCCAGCCTCCGGTTGAACCGCCGATAGATCAGCAGCCGCCGACAACATCACCTGTAAGCGTACAAGTTGTATTTCCATGA